The following are encoded together in the Kingella negevensis genome:
- a CDS encoding Uma2 family endonuclease: MAFVSEQEYLQHYTNLSDEKYEYINGEIWAMAGAL, translated from the coding sequence ATGGCTTTTGTGAGCGAACAAGAATACTTGCAGCATTACACCAATCTTTCCGATGAAAAATACGAATACATCAACGGCGAAATTTGGGCAATGGCAGGAGCGTTGTGA
- a CDS encoding Uma2 family endonuclease: MGNLYPKFKDKKCKAFVRDWRVQCKHNYYYPDVVIDCDSTRNENQVGQPVVIFEVLSESIRAVDLTIKLNGYRQISTLEAYILVEQNLRTVTIYRSEDNWKAETFVQADDVITLPCVDTTLSLVDIYADVALEIPKKTFQAA; encoded by the coding sequence TTGGGTAACTTATACCCAAAGTTTAAAGATAAAAAGTGCAAAGCATTTGTCAGAGATTGGCGCGTCCAATGCAAACACAATTATTACTACCCTGATGTTGTAATTGACTGCGACAGCACACGCAACGAAAACCAAGTAGGTCAGCCCGTTGTGATTTTTGAAGTGCTATCCGAAAGCATACGCGCAGTCGATTTGACGATTAAGCTAAACGGCTACCGCCAAATTTCCACACTAGAAGCCTATATTTTAGTTGAACAAAATCTCCGCACCGTAACCATTTACCGCAGCGAAGACAACTGGAAAGCCGAAACATTCGTGCAAGCCGATGACGTGATAACCTTACCTTGCGTGGACACCACTTTATCGCTTGTCGATATTTATGCCGATGTTGCGTTAGAAATCCCCAAAAAAACCTTTCAGGCAGCCTGA